In one Legionella clemsonensis genomic region, the following are encoded:
- the gyrA gene encoding DNA gyrase subunit A produces the protein MVYLAKEVIPVNIEDELKQSYLDYAMSVIVGRALPDVRDGLKPVHRRVLFAMSELGNDWNKPYKKSARVVGDVIGKYHPHGDTAVYDTIVRMAQPFSMRYMLIDGQGNFGSVDGDFAAAMRYTEVRMSKIAHALLADLEKETVDFSPNYDETEFAPVVLPARIPNLLVNGSSGIAVGMATNIPPHNLTEILNACVALVDNPELSFEDLMEYIPGPDFPTAAIINGKAGIVQAYRTGRGRIYVRARTEIETENQTGRQSIIITELPYQVNKARLVEKIAELVREKRIEGISGLRDESDKQGMRVVIELKRGEVPEVILNNLYAHTQMQNVFGINMVALVDGQPRTLNLKEVLEYFIKHRREVVTRRTIFELKKARNRAHILEGLGVALANIDEMIELIKKSATPQEAKEALLARVWEPGLVMAMLKNTGSDASRPDGLGSDYGLTDAGYRLSAEQAQAILELRLHRLTALEQDKIINEFEELLKVIKELLEILASPERLMQVIREELLEVKSQFGDARRTEIIASQEDLTIEDLITEENVVVTLSHQGYVKYQPISAYQAQRRGGKGKSATNVKEEDFVERLVIASTHDTLLCFSDYGKLYWLKAYQLPLASRISRGKPIVNILPLAEDESINAMLPVREFTEGYFVFMATKHGTVKKVPLEAFSRPRSSGIIAVDLDEGDRLVGVDITDGSKDIMLFTDAGKVVRFDENLVRPMGRTARGVRGIRLQENQSVISLVVAKPQGTILTATENGYGKRTNIEEYRISGRGGQGVISIQVNERNGKVVRALQVEESDEAMLITDKGTLVRFKVAELSIIGRNTQGVRLINVSPGEHVVGMQRIEDLGEGDEDSDLSEQAHAYDAFSSDETPEGDNE, from the coding sequence ATGGTTTATTTAGCCAAAGAAGTCATACCCGTCAATATTGAAGACGAATTAAAACAATCTTACCTCGATTATGCGATGAGTGTTATCGTGGGTCGAGCCTTGCCTGATGTGCGTGATGGTTTAAAGCCTGTACATAGGCGTGTGCTTTTTGCCATGAGTGAATTAGGCAATGATTGGAATAAACCTTATAAAAAATCAGCTCGTGTTGTGGGGGATGTCATTGGTAAATACCATCCTCATGGAGATACGGCCGTGTACGATACGATTGTTCGTATGGCTCAACCTTTCTCCATGCGTTACATGCTGATTGACGGACAGGGTAACTTTGGTTCTGTTGATGGTGATTTTGCTGCCGCTATGCGTTACACCGAAGTTAGAATGTCAAAGATTGCTCATGCTTTGCTAGCCGATCTGGAAAAAGAAACGGTTGATTTCAGTCCTAACTATGATGAAACTGAATTTGCTCCCGTTGTTTTACCAGCAAGAATTCCTAATCTTTTAGTGAATGGCTCCTCGGGTATCGCAGTAGGGATGGCAACCAATATTCCGCCTCATAATTTGACTGAAATTCTTAATGCTTGCGTGGCTTTGGTCGATAATCCAGAGCTGTCATTTGAGGATTTAATGGAATATATTCCAGGGCCGGATTTTCCGACAGCCGCTATTATTAATGGTAAAGCAGGGATTGTTCAGGCTTATCGTACCGGTCGTGGTCGTATTTATGTACGTGCCCGAACTGAGATTGAAACAGAAAATCAGACAGGCCGACAATCCATTATTATTACGGAGCTACCTTACCAGGTGAATAAAGCTCGCCTGGTTGAAAAAATCGCAGAACTGGTACGGGAAAAGCGTATCGAGGGCATTTCCGGCTTACGAGATGAGTCAGACAAGCAAGGAATGCGTGTTGTAATTGAACTGAAACGTGGTGAGGTTCCTGAAGTTATTTTGAATAATCTGTATGCCCATACGCAAATGCAAAATGTATTTGGCATCAATATGGTGGCTTTGGTTGATGGGCAGCCTCGTACTTTAAATTTAAAGGAAGTTCTGGAATATTTCATTAAGCATCGCCGCGAAGTAGTTACCAGGCGTACGATTTTTGAACTTAAGAAAGCAAGAAATCGTGCCCATATTTTGGAAGGATTGGGTGTTGCGCTGGCAAATATTGATGAAATGATTGAATTAATCAAAAAATCAGCGACACCTCAAGAGGCTAAAGAGGCCCTATTAGCACGTGTCTGGGAGCCAGGATTAGTGATGGCAATGCTTAAGAACACAGGGAGTGATGCTTCGCGTCCTGATGGCTTGGGCAGCGACTATGGCTTAACAGACGCAGGTTATCGTTTGTCAGCAGAGCAGGCTCAAGCCATTCTTGAGTTAAGACTACATCGGTTAACTGCTCTGGAACAGGATAAAATTATTAATGAATTTGAGGAGTTGCTGAAAGTTATTAAAGAGTTGCTGGAAATTCTGGCATCTCCTGAACGTCTTATGCAGGTTATCCGTGAAGAGTTATTAGAGGTTAAATCTCAATTTGGTGACGCTCGTCGCACTGAAATTATTGCTTCTCAAGAAGATTTAACTATCGAAGATCTCATTACTGAGGAAAATGTTGTTGTTACTTTATCCCATCAGGGTTATGTTAAATATCAACCTATCTCTGCCTACCAGGCACAACGCCGTGGTGGTAAGGGTAAATCAGCGACCAATGTTAAAGAGGAGGATTTTGTCGAACGGTTGGTGATTGCAAGTACTCACGATACGTTGCTATGCTTTTCAGATTATGGAAAATTATACTGGTTAAAAGCCTACCAGTTACCACTTGCCAGTCGAATTTCACGAGGTAAGCCCATTGTTAATATTCTTCCTCTTGCAGAGGATGAGTCTATCAACGCCATGTTACCCGTTCGAGAGTTTACTGAAGGCTACTTTGTTTTCATGGCAACCAAACATGGTACTGTTAAAAAAGTACCGCTTGAAGCATTTAGTCGTCCCCGTTCCAGCGGAATAATTGCCGTAGATTTGGATGAAGGTGATCGCCTTGTAGGTGTTGATATCACCGATGGCAGCAAAGACATTATGCTATTCACTGATGCTGGCAAGGTTGTCCGGTTTGATGAGAATCTTGTGCGTCCAATGGGTAGAACTGCTCGCGGGGTCCGTGGCATTCGACTACAAGAAAACCAATCGGTCATTTCCTTAGTAGTCGCTAAACCACAAGGGACGATATTAACAGCTACTGAAAATGGTTATGGTAAACGTACTAATATTGAAGAATATCGTATTTCAGGCCGGGGCGGACAAGGTGTGATTTCTATTCAGGTTAATGAACGAAATGGCAAGGTAGTACGTGCCTTACAAGTTGAAGAGAGCGATGAGGCCATGCTAATTACTGATAAAGGCACTTTGGTACGCTTTAAAGTGGCTGAACTATCCATTATCGGGCGTAATACGCAAGGTGTTCGTCTTATTAATGTGAGCCCCGGGGAGCATGTGGTTGGAATGCAGCGTATAGAAGATCTGGGTGAAGGTGACGAGGATTCTGATTTGTCTGAACAAGCCCATGCTTATGATGCATTTTCTTCCGATGAAACTCCTGAAGGCGATAATGAGTAG